The proteins below come from a single Rosa rugosa chromosome 2, drRosRugo1.1, whole genome shotgun sequence genomic window:
- the LOC133734830 gene encoding uncharacterized protein LOC133734830 has product MREAAMWRKMQGISMEGDEELLAGNVSGVKATRKRDEWMTELPPERKHGMSTMQSTSFSRSTKQGRGDTSGWTDAPSERAWKAKMEYLQAYNEFASLASNEEERKRSLVAELMDNYKKDKRSKSLLQKHQEEIRAKRKYSKQQAEEEDWVGKHPWKPWDREKDLAGGRQRVKLDSENMTRGLSSRFSGGSYQRNFL; this is encoded by the coding sequence ATGCGGGAAGCAGCAATGTGGAGAAAGATGCAGGGGATTTCCATGGAGGGTGATGAGGAGCTACTGGCAGGTAATGTGAGTGGTGTTAAAGCGACACGAAAAAGAGATGAGTGGATGACAGAGCTTCCACCGGAAAGGAAACATGGTATGAGTACAATGCAGTCGACATCGTTTAGCAGGAGTACTAAACAAGGGCGTGGGGATACTAGTGGATGGACTGATGCTCCTTCTGAAAGAGCCTGGAAAGCTAAGATGGAGTACTTACAAGCCTATAATGAGTTTGCATCACTTGCTTCGAATGAggaggagaggaagaggagTTTAGTGGCAGAGTTGATGGACAATTACAAGAAAGATAAACGATCGAAATCATTGCTGCAAAAGCACCAAGAGGAGATTAGAGCGAAGAGAAAATACTCCAAGCAACAGGCAGAGGAGGAAGACTGGGTGGGGAAACATCCGTGGAAGCCTTGGGACCGTGAGAAAGATTTGGCAGGTGGTAGACAACGTGTGAAATTGGATTCAGAAAACATGACTCGAGGTTTATCATCTCGGTTTTCTGGAGGATCATATCAGAGGAACTTCCTTTAG